In a single window of the Pseudodesulfovibrio profundus genome:
- a CDS encoding substrate-binding periplasmic protein, whose translation MAQRNALPIVFEEYPPYEFVEDGQVKGINMDIIREAFKRMGITPFFEPRPWNRAIYQLKTGEILALSSGFRTKDRQLFAYFPDTPLALETNMVITRSDRDISIKSLDDLRPLRIGVVRGYAYGTKFDTMRGLNIIEAQSAHQLLLMLLNDRMDVAICNQTVFKYIARKEEALDKIRFVFEVSREPLYLMFSRAHGQRAKQLANDFGAVVRQMVKDGSFAAIEARY comes from the coding sequence TTGGCCCAAAGGAACGCACTGCCCATCGTTTTTGAGGAATATCCGCCTTATGAATTTGTAGAGGATGGACAGGTCAAAGGTATCAATATGGATATCATTCGGGAAGCCTTCAAGCGAATGGGCATAACCCCGTTTTTTGAGCCTCGTCCATGGAACCGCGCAATATATCAGTTGAAAACTGGTGAAATACTGGCTCTTTCATCCGGTTTCAGGACCAAGGATCGTCAGCTTTTCGCCTACTTCCCCGACACACCGCTGGCCCTTGAGACCAATATGGTGATCACCCGGTCAGACCGTGATATTTCCATAAAGTCACTGGATGATCTTCGTCCTTTGCGAATCGGCGTTGTTCGCGGATACGCCTACGGCACGAAGTTCGATACCATGCGCGGCCTCAACATCATCGAGGCTCAGTCCGCACACCAGTTGTTGCTTATGTTGCTCAATGACCGGATGGATGTGGCTATCTGTAATCAGACCGTATTCAAGTACATCGCCCGAAAAGAAGAGGCGTTGGATAAAATCCGGTTCGTGTTCGAAGTGAGCCGCGAACCCCTCTACCTGATGTTTTCCCGAGCCCATGGGCAGCGAGCCAAACAGTTGGCAAACGACTTCGGGGCAGTGGTCAGGCAGATGGTCAAGGATGGTTCCTTTGCGGCCATAGAAGCCCGATACTGA